In Candidatus Marinimicrobia bacterium CG08_land_8_20_14_0_20_45_22, one DNA window encodes the following:
- the trxB gene encoding thioredoxin-disulfide reductase yields MNDEIFDVVIIGGGPAGLTAGIYTARETLKTILLEKELTGGQPTKVDILENYPGFLDGILGMELMDKMRAQAEKFNVKFGEFEDVRAIIPEGKTFRLVTENNEYVSRAVIISTGGLPRLIGLESEKALFGKGVSYCAVCDGPFYKNADIVVVGGGDAAVQEGIYLTKFAKKVTIIHRRDQLRAQPILQQRAFDNEKIAFKWDSVVTEILGSDHVEGVEIRNVKTGEKSRFAVDGVFVFIGWLPNTSFVKDLLKLDRDGYIITGEHMETSVKGIFAIGDVRSKKYRQIANAIGDGANGALAASDYLAERK; encoded by the coding sequence TAACGGCTGGAATTTATACGGCACGCGAAACGCTCAAGACGATTTTATTGGAGAAGGAATTGACCGGTGGTCAACCGACGAAAGTCGATATTCTTGAAAATTATCCGGGTTTTCTGGATGGAATTCTTGGTATGGAATTGATGGACAAAATGCGGGCGCAGGCAGAAAAATTCAACGTCAAATTTGGAGAATTCGAAGATGTCCGCGCGATCATTCCAGAGGGGAAAACTTTTCGGTTGGTCACGGAGAATAATGAATACGTTTCACGCGCCGTGATAATATCGACGGGAGGTTTACCACGCCTGATCGGCTTGGAATCTGAAAAAGCGTTGTTTGGAAAGGGCGTTTCCTATTGCGCGGTTTGCGATGGACCGTTTTATAAAAACGCCGATATCGTGGTTGTCGGTGGCGGCGACGCGGCGGTTCAAGAGGGAATTTACCTCACCAAGTTTGCTAAAAAAGTAACAATCATTCACCGGCGCGACCAATTGCGCGCCCAACCGATCCTTCAGCAACGCGCTTTTGACAATGAAAAAATCGCGTTTAAATGGGATTCGGTGGTAACAGAAATTCTCGGTAGCGATCACGTCGAAGGCGTAGAAATTCGGAACGTTAAAACCGGTGAAAAAAGCCGGTTTGCTGTTGACGGTGTCTTTGTTTTTATCGGCTGGCTACCGAATACGTCGTTCGTAAAAGATTTATTGAAATTAGACCGAGACGGCTATATCATTACCGGCGAACATATGGAAACGTCCGTCAAAGGAATTTTCGCAATCGGCGACGTGAGATCGAAAAAATACCGACAAATTGCGAATGCAATCGGTGATGGAGCCAATGGCGCGCTTGCGGCTTCGGATTATCTCGCTGAGCGAAAATAA